The following coding sequences lie in one Lysobacter capsici genomic window:
- a CDS encoding NADH-quinone oxidoreductase subunit D, with product MPLVNSGTSGLNNAEIRNYTFNFGPQHPAAHGVLRLILEMDGEVVQRADPHIGLLHRGTEKLVESKPFNQSIGYMDRLDYVSMMCNEHAYVRAIETLLGIEAPERAQYIRTLFDEITRILNHLMWVGSNALDLGAMAVFLYAFREREELMDCYEAVSGARMHAAYYRPGGVYRDLPERMPQYKESPWKKGAGLKRFNAWREGSMLDYLDAFANDFPKRVDEYETLLTDNRIWKQRTVGIGVIPPEQALAWGMTGPMIRGSGIAWDLRKKQPYAKYAEVDFDIPVGVNGDCYDRYLVRIAEMRESTRIIKQCVKWLRANPGPVIVDNFKVAPPKREEMKDDMEALIHHFKLFSEGYCVPAGETYAAVEAPKGEFGCYLVSDGANKPFRCKLRAPGFAHLSSMDEVVKGHMLADVVAMIGTYDIVFGEIDR from the coding sequence ATGCCGCTGGTCAACAGCGGCACCTCCGGCCTCAACAACGCCGAGATCCGCAACTACACCTTCAACTTCGGTCCCCAGCATCCGGCCGCGCACGGCGTGCTGCGCTTGATCCTGGAGATGGACGGCGAAGTGGTGCAGCGCGCCGATCCGCATATCGGCCTGCTGCATCGCGGCACCGAGAAGCTGGTCGAGTCCAAGCCGTTCAACCAGTCGATCGGCTACATGGATCGCCTGGACTACGTGTCGATGATGTGCAACGAGCACGCTTACGTGCGCGCGATCGAAACCCTGCTGGGGATCGAAGCGCCCGAACGCGCGCAGTACATCCGCACCTTGTTCGACGAAATCACCCGCATCCTCAACCACCTGATGTGGGTCGGTTCCAACGCGCTCGACCTGGGCGCGATGGCGGTGTTCCTGTACGCGTTCCGCGAGCGCGAAGAGCTGATGGACTGCTACGAAGCGGTCTCCGGCGCGCGCATGCACGCGGCGTATTACCGTCCCGGCGGCGTCTACCGCGACCTGCCCGAGCGCATGCCGCAGTACAAGGAATCGCCGTGGAAGAAGGGCGCCGGCCTCAAGCGCTTCAACGCCTGGCGCGAAGGCTCGATGCTCGATTACCTCGACGCCTTCGCGAATGACTTCCCCAAGCGCGTCGACGAATACGAAACCCTGCTGACCGATAACCGCATCTGGAAGCAGCGCACCGTCGGCATCGGCGTGATTCCGCCCGAGCAGGCCCTGGCCTGGGGCATGACCGGGCCGATGATCCGCGGTTCGGGCATCGCCTGGGATCTGCGCAAGAAGCAGCCCTACGCCAAGTACGCGGAAGTCGATTTCGACATCCCGGTCGGCGTCAACGGCGACTGCTACGACCGCTACCTGGTGCGCATCGCGGAAATGCGCGAATCCACCCGCATCATCAAGCAGTGCGTGAAGTGGCTGCGCGCCAACCCCGGCCCCGTGATCGTCGACAACTTCAAGGTCGCCCCGCCCAAGCGCGAGGAGATGAAGGACGACATGGAAGCCTTGATCCATCACTTCAAGCTGTTCTCGGAAGGCTATTGCGTGCCGGCCGGCGAGACCTACGCCGCGGTCGAAGCGCCCAAGGGCGAATTCGGCTGCTACCTGGTCTCCGACGGCGCCAACAAGCCGTTCCGCTGCAAGCTGCGTGCGCCGGGCTTCGCGCATCTGTCGTCGATGGACGAAGTCGTCAAGGGCCACATGCTGGCCGACGTCGTGGCGATGATCGGTACCTACGACATCGTGTTCGGCGAGATCGATCGGTGA
- a CDS encoding NADH-quinone oxidoreductase subunit J, which translates to MDLAQIAFFVFAAAATLSAVAVISVKNPVHAALSLVLTFFSVACVWIIAGAEFLGVALILVYVGAVMVLFLFVVMMLDIDVAPLREGYVRYLPVGLLVAVVMLVEMVTLIGVKASIVAPLTADASGGSNTKWLAMALFTDFLLPFEVAAVILTVAVIAAVMLTLRRRPGAKHQNPSEQSRVRASDRVRLIKMDATKPAVVEEPTPTEPAAQEAKP; encoded by the coding sequence ATGGATCTCGCCCAGATCGCCTTCTTCGTCTTCGCCGCCGCGGCCACGCTTTCAGCCGTGGCCGTGATCAGCGTCAAGAACCCGGTCCATGCCGCGCTCAGCCTGGTGCTGACGTTCTTCTCGGTCGCCTGCGTGTGGATCATCGCCGGCGCCGAATTCCTCGGCGTGGCCCTGATCCTGGTCTACGTCGGCGCGGTGATGGTGCTGTTCCTGTTCGTGGTGATGATGCTCGACATCGACGTCGCGCCGCTGCGCGAAGGCTACGTCCGCTATCTGCCGGTCGGCCTGCTGGTCGCGGTGGTGATGCTGGTGGAGATGGTCACCCTGATCGGGGTCAAGGCCAGCATCGTCGCGCCGCTGACCGCCGACGCCTCGGGCGGCTCCAACACCAAGTGGCTGGCGATGGCCTTGTTCACCGACTTCCTGCTGCCGTTCGAGGTCGCCGCGGTGATCCTGACCGTGGCGGTGATCGCCGCGGTGATGCTGACCCTGCGCCGCCGTCCCGGCGCCAAGCACCAGAATCCGAGCGAGCAGTCGCGGGTCCGCGCCAGCGACCGCGTGCGCCTGATCAAGATGGACGCAACCAAGCCCGCGGTGGTCGAAGAACCCACGCCCACCGAGCCCGCCGCGCAGGAGGCCAAGCCATGA
- the nuoH gene encoding NADH-quinone oxidoreductase subunit NuoH — MFFTQVVDPTREWFLSFGMAGAVAWIVLKILLIAMPVIITVAFYVVWERKLIGWMHVRRGPMYVGMGILQAFADVFKLLFKEVIQPTKAESFLYKLAPLLTLAPAFAAWAVVPFDAKAVLSNANAGLLYLLAMTSLGVYGIILAGWASNSKYAFLGAMRAAAQVVSYEIAMGFAMVGVMVGAGSLNLTDIVMAQSGNAGALEWFALPMLPLFVVYFISGVAETNRAPFDVVEGESEIVAGHMVEYSGSAFALFFLAEYANMILISFLTAIFFLGGWLSPFQGLGIPLLSVDGWWWLFAKVFFFASCFIWFRASFPRYRYDQIMRLGWKVFIPLTIAWICVVAVMAYYKVFLPNV; from the coding sequence ATGTTCTTCACCCAGGTCGTCGACCCGACGCGCGAATGGTTCCTGTCGTTCGGCATGGCCGGCGCGGTGGCCTGGATCGTGCTCAAGATCCTGCTGATCGCGATGCCGGTGATCATCACCGTCGCGTTCTACGTGGTCTGGGAACGCAAGCTGATCGGCTGGATGCACGTGCGCCGCGGTCCGATGTACGTCGGCATGGGCATCCTGCAAGCCTTCGCCGACGTGTTCAAACTGCTGTTCAAGGAAGTGATCCAGCCGACCAAGGCCGAGTCGTTCCTGTACAAGCTCGCGCCGCTGCTGACCCTGGCGCCGGCGTTCGCGGCCTGGGCGGTGGTGCCGTTCGATGCGAAAGCCGTGTTGTCGAACGCCAACGCAGGCTTGCTGTACTTGCTGGCGATGACCTCGCTGGGCGTGTACGGCATCATCCTCGCCGGTTGGGCGTCGAACTCGAAGTACGCCTTCCTCGGCGCGATGCGCGCCGCCGCGCAGGTCGTGTCCTACGAAATCGCCATGGGCTTCGCCATGGTCGGCGTGATGGTCGGCGCCGGCAGCCTGAATCTCACCGACATCGTGATGGCGCAGTCCGGCAACGCCGGCGCGCTGGAATGGTTCGCGCTGCCGATGCTGCCGCTGTTCGTGGTGTATTTCATTTCCGGCGTGGCCGAGACCAATCGCGCGCCGTTCGACGTGGTCGAGGGCGAGTCGGAAATCGTCGCCGGTCACATGGTCGAGTATTCGGGTTCGGCGTTCGCGCTGTTCTTCCTGGCCGAATACGCCAACATGATCCTGATCAGCTTCTTGACCGCGATCTTCTTCCTCGGCGGCTGGCTGAGCCCGTTCCAGGGCCTGGGCATTCCGCTGCTGTCGGTCGACGGCTGGTGGTGGCTGTTCGCCAAGGTGTTCTTCTTCGCCAGCTGTTTCATCTGGTTCCGTGCTTCGTTCCCGCGCTACCGCTATGACCAGATCATGCGGCTGGGCTGGAAGGTCTTCATCCCGCTGACCATCGCCTGGATCTGCGTAGTCGCCGTCATGGCGTACTACAAAGTGTTCCTGCCGAACGTGTAA
- the nuoE gene encoding NADH-quinone oxidoreductase subunit NuoE, protein MKATGNFEAAQHVDPMVALSDGTRAHIDHWLAKFPPDRKRSAVLQGLHAAQEQNGGWLTDELIAAVAKYLSLPPVWAYEVASFYSMFETEKVGRNNVAFCTNISCWLNGAEDLVRHAEKKLGCKLGESTADGRVFLKREEECLAACCGAPVVVVNGHYHEKLDATKVDELLDGLK, encoded by the coding sequence ATGAAAGCGACAGGCAATTTCGAGGCCGCACAGCACGTCGATCCGATGGTGGCACTGTCGGACGGCACGCGCGCGCACATCGACCACTGGCTGGCCAAGTTTCCGCCGGACCGCAAGCGCTCGGCCGTGTTGCAGGGCCTGCATGCGGCGCAGGAACAGAACGGCGGCTGGTTGACCGATGAGCTGATCGCCGCGGTCGCCAAGTACCTGAGCCTGCCGCCGGTGTGGGCCTACGAGGTCGCGAGCTTCTACTCGATGTTCGAGACCGAAAAGGTCGGCCGCAACAACGTCGCGTTCTGCACCAATATCAGCTGCTGGCTCAACGGCGCGGAAGACCTGGTCCGCCACGCCGAGAAGAAGCTGGGCTGCAAGCTCGGCGAATCCACCGCCGATGGCCGCGTCTTCCTCAAGCGCGAGGAAGAATGCCTGGCCGCGTGCTGCGGCGCGCCGGTGGTCGTCGTCAACGGTCATTACCACGAGAAGCTCGACGCGACGAAAGTCGACGAGCTGCTCGATGGTTTGAAGTGA
- the nuoI gene encoding NADH-quinone oxidoreductase subunit NuoI produces the protein MNRIVSYFKSLLLIELMQGLGLTLKYLFKPKYTLMYPMEKTPQSPRFRGIHALRRYPNGEERCIACKLCEAVCPALAITIDSEKRADGTRRTTRYDIDLFKCIFCGFCEESCPVDSIVETHIHEYHFEQRGQNIVTKPQLLAIGDRLETEIAERRAADAAFR, from the coding sequence ATGAATCGCATCGTTTCCTATTTCAAGAGTCTGCTCCTGATCGAGCTGATGCAGGGCCTCGGGCTGACGCTCAAGTACCTGTTCAAGCCCAAGTACACGCTGATGTACCCGATGGAGAAGACCCCGCAGTCGCCGCGTTTCCGCGGCATCCACGCGCTGCGCCGTTATCCCAACGGCGAAGAGCGCTGCATCGCCTGCAAGTTGTGCGAGGCGGTGTGCCCGGCGCTGGCGATCACGATCGACTCGGAAAAACGCGCCGACGGCACCCGCCGCACCACGCGTTACGACATCGACCTGTTCAAGTGCATTTTCTGCGGGTTCTGCGAGGAGTCCTGCCCGGTCGACTCGATCGTGGAAACGCATATCCACGAATACCACTTCGAACAGCGCGGACAGAACATCGTCACCAAACCGCAGCTGCTGGCGATCGGCGACCGTCTCGAAACCGAGATCGCCGAGCGCCGCGCCGCCGACGCCGCCTTCCGCTGA
- the nuoK gene encoding NADH-quinone oxidoreductase subunit NuoK, producing the protein MNEFIGSGLALGHYLALGAVLFCISVAGIFLNRKNVIVLLMSIELMLLAVNINFVAFSRQLADPAGQVFVFFILTVAAAEAAIGLAILVTLFRNRRTINVAEIDTMKG; encoded by the coding sequence ATGAACGAATTCATCGGGTCGGGCCTGGCCCTGGGCCACTATCTCGCCCTCGGCGCGGTGCTGTTCTGCATCAGCGTCGCCGGCATCTTCCTCAATCGCAAGAACGTGATCGTGTTGCTGATGTCGATCGAGCTGATGCTGCTCGCGGTCAACATCAACTTCGTCGCGTTCTCGCGCCAGTTGGCCGATCCGGCCGGTCAGGTGTTCGTGTTCTTCATCCTCACCGTCGCCGCCGCCGAGGCCGCCATCGGCCTGGCGATCCTGGTCACGCTGTTCCGCAACCGGCGCACGATCAACGTCGCTGAAATCGACACGATGAAGGGCTGA
- the nuoF gene encoding NADH-quinone oxidoreductase subunit NuoF, with the protein MAHGHHDYSKGYGPVGPAPQEHQVVYTTLHYDTPWSYENYLKTGGYSALRKILTEKTPQDEIINAVKASGLRGRGGAGFPTGLKWSFMPKGSGTQKYILCNSDESEPGTAKDRDILRFNPHSVVEGMAIACYATGSTVAYNYLRGEFHHEPFEHFEQALKEAYENGWLGKNVLGSGVDIDIYGALGAGAYICGEETALMESLEGKKGQPRYKPPFPANFGLFGKPTTINNTETYASVPAILRNGAEWFLNLGKPNNGGPKIFSVSGHVANPGNFEIRLGTPFADLLQMAGGVRNGNKLKAVIPGGSSMKVLPAEQMLACTMDYDSLQKAGSGLGSGAVIVMDETACMVRACQRIARFYFKESCGQCTPCREGTGWMYRMLTRIVDKHATLEDLQMLRAAAGQIEGHTICAFGEAAAWPVQGFLHHFWDEFEYAIVNKRFLVDDQAAGTVVEKKVAA; encoded by the coding sequence ATGGCTCACGGTCACCACGACTATTCCAAGGGCTACGGCCCGGTCGGCCCGGCTCCGCAGGAGCACCAGGTCGTCTATACGACGCTGCACTACGACACGCCGTGGTCGTACGAAAACTATCTGAAGACCGGCGGCTACAGCGCGCTGCGCAAGATCCTGACCGAGAAGACCCCGCAGGACGAGATCATCAACGCGGTCAAGGCCTCGGGCCTGCGCGGTCGCGGCGGCGCGGGTTTCCCGACCGGCCTGAAGTGGAGCTTCATGCCCAAGGGCAGCGGCACCCAGAAGTACATCCTGTGCAACTCGGACGAATCCGAGCCGGGCACCGCCAAGGACCGCGACATCCTGCGCTTCAATCCGCATTCGGTCGTCGAGGGCATGGCGATCGCCTGCTACGCGACCGGTTCGACGGTGGCCTACAACTACCTGCGCGGTGAATTCCATCACGAGCCGTTCGAGCATTTCGAGCAGGCGCTGAAGGAAGCCTACGAGAACGGCTGGCTGGGCAAGAACGTGCTCGGCAGCGGCGTGGACATCGACATCTACGGCGCGCTCGGTGCCGGCGCCTACATCTGCGGCGAAGAAACCGCGCTGATGGAATCGCTGGAAGGCAAGAAGGGGCAGCCGCGCTACAAGCCGCCGTTCCCGGCGAACTTCGGCCTGTTCGGCAAGCCGACCACGATCAACAACACTGAGACCTACGCCTCGGTGCCGGCGATCCTGCGCAACGGCGCGGAGTGGTTCTTGAACCTGGGCAAGCCCAACAACGGCGGCCCGAAGATCTTCTCGGTGTCCGGCCACGTCGCCAACCCGGGCAATTTCGAAATCCGCTTGGGCACTCCGTTCGCCGATCTGCTGCAGATGGCTGGCGGCGTGCGCAACGGCAACAAGCTCAAGGCCGTGATTCCCGGCGGTTCGTCGATGAAGGTGCTGCCGGCCGAACAGATGCTGGCCTGCACGATGGACTACGACTCGCTGCAGAAGGCCGGTTCCGGCCTGGGCTCGGGCGCGGTCATCGTGATGGACGAAACCGCCTGCATGGTGCGCGCGTGCCAGCGCATCGCGCGGTTCTATTTCAAGGAAAGCTGCGGCCAATGCACGCCGTGCCGCGAAGGCACCGGCTGGATGTACCGCATGCTGACCCGCATCGTCGACAAGCACGCGACCTTGGAAGACCTGCAGATGCTGCGCGCCGCCGCGGGCCAGATCGAAGGCCACACCATCTGCGCGTTCGGCGAAGCCGCCGCGTGGCCGGTGCAGGGCTTCCTGCATCACTTCTGGGACGAGTTCGAGTACGCGATCGTCAACAAGCGGTTCCTGGTGGACGATCAGGCCGCGGGCACCGTGGTCGAGAAGAAGGTGGCTGCATGA
- the nuoL gene encoding NADH-quinone oxidoreductase subunit L has product MEPAISKSILLAIVLAPLIGAIVAGLFGRKVGRAGSHTITILGVAASCAMSMYVLWQLVGQGASPFNENVYTWFQIGGYEAHVGFMVDKLTAMMMVVVTFVSLLVHIYTIGYMAEDPGYQRFFSYISLFTFSMLMLVMSNNFLQLFFGWEAVGLVSYLLIGFWFKKPTAVFANMKAFLVNRVGDFGFLLGIAGVLSILGSLDYGTVFANAGTLADKTIPIWSGSISLFGHTWTLLDQPVAWSAPTAICICLFIGAMGKSAQVPLHVWLPDSMEGPTPISALIHAATMVTAGIFMVARMSPLFEMSQTALNFVLFIGATTAFWTGLIGIVQNDIKRVVAYSTLSQLGYMTVALGVSAYSAAVYHLMTHAFFKALLFLAAGSVIIGMHHEQDMRKMGGLRKYMPITYWTSLLGTLALVGTPFFAGFYSKDTIIEAAAHAAHGEHASWISQYAYWAVLLGAFVTAFYSFRLLYMTFHGKERFRDAHADHGHDAHHDDAHAHDDHAAHAHDGHGKHDDHAHDDHGHHGPHEPHESPWVVTLPLILLAIPSVLIGFFTAGPMLFGTDWLGHEKQLPFFLGAIDLAAARDTIAQVGEEAWHGPIKFALHGFTAPAFWLAFSGFALATIMYLWKPELPAKAAKLFKLPIRILENKYGMDNLWIDGFAGGGVQIGKASRAIDSKLIDGAIVNGSAGLVGFIANLTRRVQSGYLYHYAFAMIIGLIVLLAVVIRFWQ; this is encoded by the coding sequence ATGGAACCCGCAATCTCCAAGTCCATCCTGCTCGCGATCGTGCTGGCGCCGCTGATCGGCGCCATCGTCGCCGGCCTGTTCGGACGCAAAGTCGGCCGCGCCGGCTCGCACACCATCACCATCCTCGGCGTCGCGGCCAGCTGCGCGATGTCGATGTACGTGTTGTGGCAACTCGTGGGGCAGGGCGCCTCGCCGTTCAACGAGAACGTCTACACTTGGTTCCAGATCGGCGGCTACGAGGCCCACGTCGGCTTCATGGTCGACAAGCTGACCGCGATGATGATGGTGGTCGTCACCTTCGTCTCGCTGCTGGTCCACATCTACACCATCGGCTACATGGCCGAGGATCCGGGTTACCAGCGCTTCTTCAGCTACATCTCGCTGTTCACCTTCTCGATGCTCATGCTGGTCATGAGCAACAACTTCCTGCAGCTGTTCTTCGGCTGGGAAGCGGTGGGCCTGGTGTCGTACCTGCTGATCGGTTTCTGGTTCAAGAAGCCAACCGCGGTGTTCGCCAACATGAAGGCGTTCCTGGTCAACCGCGTCGGCGACTTCGGTTTCCTGCTCGGCATCGCCGGGGTGCTGTCGATCCTGGGTTCGCTCGACTACGGCACCGTGTTCGCCAACGCCGGCACCCTGGCCGACAAGACCATTCCGATCTGGAGCGGCAGCATCTCGCTGTTCGGCCACACCTGGACCTTGCTGGACCAGCCTGTCGCATGGTCGGCGCCGACCGCGATCTGCATCTGTCTGTTCATCGGTGCGATGGGCAAGTCGGCGCAGGTTCCGCTGCACGTGTGGCTGCCCGACTCGATGGAAGGCCCGACCCCGATCTCGGCGCTGATCCACGCCGCGACGATGGTGACCGCCGGCATCTTCATGGTCGCGCGCATGTCGCCGCTGTTCGAGATGTCGCAGACCGCGTTGAACTTCGTGCTGTTCATCGGCGCCACCACCGCGTTCTGGACCGGCCTGATCGGCATCGTGCAGAACGACATCAAGCGCGTGGTCGCGTACTCGACCCTGTCGCAGCTGGGCTACATGACCGTCGCGCTCGGCGTGTCGGCGTACTCGGCGGCGGTGTATCACCTGATGACCCACGCCTTCTTCAAGGCGCTGCTGTTCCTGGCCGCCGGCTCGGTCATCATCGGCATGCACCACGAGCAGGACATGCGCAAGATGGGCGGCCTGCGCAAGTACATGCCGATCACCTACTGGACCAGCCTGCTCGGCACGTTGGCGTTGGTGGGCACGCCGTTCTTCGCCGGTTTCTACTCGAAGGACACCATCATCGAAGCCGCCGCGCACGCCGCGCACGGCGAACACGCCAGCTGGATCTCGCAGTACGCCTACTGGGCGGTGCTGCTGGGCGCCTTCGTGACCGCGTTCTACAGCTTCCGCCTGCTGTACATGACCTTCCACGGCAAGGAGCGTTTCCGCGACGCGCATGCCGATCACGGTCATGACGCGCACCACGACGACGCACACGCGCATGACGATCACGCCGCGCATGCGCACGACGGCCATGGCAAGCACGACGATCACGCCCACGACGATCACGGCCACCATGGCCCGCACGAGCCGCACGAATCGCCGTGGGTGGTGACCCTGCCGCTGATCCTGCTGGCGATCCCGTCGGTGCTGATCGGTTTCTTCACCGCCGGCCCGATGCTGTTCGGCACCGACTGGCTCGGTCACGAGAAGCAGCTGCCGTTCTTCCTCGGCGCGATCGACCTGGCGGCCGCGCGCGACACCATCGCCCAGGTCGGCGAAGAAGCCTGGCACGGCCCGATCAAGTTCGCGCTGCACGGCTTCACCGCGCCGGCGTTCTGGCTCGCCTTCTCCGGCTTCGCGCTGGCCACGATCATGTACCTGTGGAAACCGGAACTTCCGGCCAAGGCCGCCAAGCTGTTCAAGCTGCCGATCCGCATCCTGGAAAACAAATACGGCATGGACAATCTCTGGATCGACGGCTTCGCCGGCGGCGGCGTGCAGATCGGCAAGGCTTCGCGCGCGATCGACAGCAAGCTGATCGACGGTGCGATCGTCAACGGCAGCGCCGGCTTGGTCGGCTTCATCGCCAACCTGACCCGCCGGGTCCAATCCGGTTACCTCTACCACTACGCCTTCGCGATGATTATCGGCCTGATTGTTCTGCTGGCCGTCGTCATCCGGTTCTGGCAATAA
- the nuoG gene encoding NADH-quinone oxidoreductase subunit NuoG → MSAQPVNPNLPPDHVTVFIDGVEMAAPKGSMIIQAADKAGIPIPRFCYHDKLAIAANCRMCLVEVEKMPKPAPACATPVMDGMKVVTRSEKALKSQRNVMEFLLVNHPLDCPICDQGGECELQDLSMGYGRSVSRFSERKRVVPDEDIGPLVATEMTRCIQCTRCVRFTAEIAGTYELGGMYRGENLQIGTFDGKPLTTELSGNVIDVCPVGALTNKVFQFKARPWELTARESLGYHDALGSNLFLHLRRGDVLRTVPRDNEAVNECWLSDRDRYSHQGLYAEDRAQRPLVKENGEWREASWDEALARAAKILRDNAGDNLGVLVHPATSNEEGALLAGLAEALATGNIDHRISQHDLSDAAVAETFAMPVAEIDQADVVVIVGSNLRHELPLVHQRVRKAFTRGAKIHVVNPVDFDFTFDIASKRIVAPSQLAAALGDSALSEIVKAGSHAAIIVGALAENGPYAASIRAAAKSLADATGAKLCRIPQGANAVGLAQYGVLPSSRDAVGMLSDARSAYVIYGIEPGLDFADTQSALRALGAAQVVAFSHYACRSTKAVADVILPIGLLPEVDATLTNLDGIAQNASAGGKLPGEARPGWRVLRALGGELNADGFAFTDLAGLRAGIAPRAVTPAAGRAPTVTVTVTVTGEGLEVAVSTAIYRSDATVRRAPALQSHPLNLEPRAVLNPNDAAALGFGDGMVGKFSAEAGTATLPVVLSAQVAPGTVWIESGHGATAPLGAGRVQAGRA, encoded by the coding sequence ATGAGCGCCCAGCCGGTAAACCCGAATCTTCCGCCCGACCACGTCACCGTCTTCATCGACGGCGTCGAGATGGCCGCGCCGAAGGGTTCGATGATCATCCAGGCCGCCGACAAGGCCGGCATCCCGATCCCGCGTTTTTGCTATCACGACAAGCTGGCGATCGCGGCGAATTGCCGCATGTGCCTGGTCGAAGTCGAGAAGATGCCCAAGCCGGCGCCGGCCTGCGCCACGCCGGTCATGGACGGCATGAAGGTCGTCACCCGCAGCGAAAAGGCGTTGAAGTCGCAGCGCAACGTGATGGAGTTCCTGCTGGTCAACCATCCGCTCGACTGCCCGATCTGCGATCAGGGCGGCGAGTGCGAGTTGCAGGACCTGTCGATGGGCTACGGCCGTTCGGTCAGCCGTTTCTCCGAGCGCAAGCGCGTGGTGCCCGACGAGGACATCGGTCCGCTGGTCGCGACCGAAATGACCCGCTGCATCCAGTGCACGCGCTGCGTCCGTTTCACCGCCGAAATCGCCGGCACGTATGAACTCGGCGGCATGTACCGCGGCGAGAACCTGCAGATCGGCACCTTCGACGGCAAGCCGTTGACCACCGAGCTGTCGGGCAACGTCATCGACGTGTGCCCGGTCGGCGCGCTGACCAACAAGGTGTTCCAGTTCAAGGCGCGTCCGTGGGAACTGACCGCGCGCGAGTCGCTCGGTTATCACGACGCGCTCGGCAGCAACCTGTTCCTGCATCTGCGCCGCGGCGACGTGCTGCGCACCGTGCCGCGCGACAACGAAGCGGTCAACGAGTGCTGGCTGTCGGACCGCGACCGTTATTCGCACCAGGGTCTGTACGCGGAAGATCGCGCGCAGCGGCCGTTGGTCAAGGAAAACGGCGAGTGGCGCGAGGCGTCGTGGGATGAGGCGCTGGCGCGCGCGGCGAAGATCCTGCGCGACAACGCCGGCGACAATCTCGGCGTGCTCGTGCATCCGGCGACGTCGAACGAAGAAGGCGCGCTGCTCGCGGGCCTAGCCGAAGCGCTCGCTACCGGCAATATCGATCACCGCATTTCGCAGCACGATCTGTCCGACGCTGCCGTGGCCGAAACCTTCGCCATGCCGGTCGCCGAGATCGACCAGGCCGATGTGGTGGTGATCGTCGGCAGCAACCTGCGTCACGAACTGCCGCTGGTGCATCAGCGCGTCCGCAAGGCGTTCACCCGCGGCGCCAAGATCCACGTGGTCAACCCGGTCGATTTCGACTTCACCTTCGACATCGCCAGCAAGCGCATCGTCGCGCCGTCGCAGCTCGCCGCCGCGCTCGGCGACAGCGCGCTGAGCGAGATCGTCAAGGCCGGTTCGCACGCCGCGATCATCGTCGGCGCGCTGGCCGAGAACGGCCCGTACGCCGCTTCGATCCGCGCCGCCGCGAAGTCGCTCGCCGATGCGACCGGCGCCAAGCTGTGCCGCATTCCGCAGGGCGCCAACGCCGTCGGTCTGGCCCAGTACGGCGTATTGCCGAGTTCGCGCGACGCTGTCGGCATGCTCAGCGATGCGCGCAGCGCTTACGTGATCTACGGCATCGAGCCGGGCCTGGATTTCGCCGATACCCAAAGCGCGCTGCGCGCGCTCGGCGCGGCCCAGGTCGTGGCCTTCAGCCATTACGCCTGCCGTTCGACCAAGGCCGTCGCCGACGTGATCCTGCCGATCGGCCTGCTGCCCGAGGTCGATGCGACCTTGACCAATCTCGACGGCATCGCCCAGAACGCGTCGGCCGGCGGCAAGCTGCCGGGCGAAGCGCGTCCGGGCTGGCGCGTGCTGCGCGCGCTCGGCGGCGAATTGAACGCCGATGGCTTCGCGTTCACCGATCTGGCCGGTCTGCGCGCCGGCATCGCGCCGCGCGCCGTCACGCCGGCCGCGGGCCGCGCGCCGACGGTGACGGTGACGGTGACGGTGACGGGCGAGGGGCTCGAAGTCGCCGTGTCGACCGCGATCTACCGCAGCGACGCCACCGTACGCCGCGCGCCGGCGCTGCAATCGCATCCGCTCAACCTGGAACCGCGCGCCGTGCTCAATCCCAACGATGCGGCCGCGCTCGGTTTCGGCGACGGCATGGTCGGCAAGTTCAGCGCCGAGGCCGGCACGGCGACGTTGCCGGTCGTGCTCAGCGCGCAGGTCGCGCCGGGCACGGTGTGGATCGAAAGCGGGCATGGCGCCACCGCACCGCTGGGTGCCGGCCGCGTGCAGGCGGGGAGGGCTTAA